A genomic window from Serratia liquefaciens includes:
- the hupA gene encoding nucleoid-associated protein HU-alpha, producing the protein MNKTQLIDVIADKADLSKAQAKLALESTLAAITESLKEGDAVQLVGFGTFKVNHRNERTGRNPQTGKEIKIAAANVPAFVSGKALKDAVK; encoded by the coding sequence ATGAACAAGACTCAACTGATTGATGTAATCGCGGACAAGGCTGACCTTTCCAAAGCACAAGCTAAACTGGCTCTGGAATCCACCCTGGCTGCTATTACTGAGTCTCTGAAAGAAGGTGATGCAGTACAATTGGTTGGTTTCGGTACTTTCAAGGTCAACCACCGCAACGAGCGCACTGGTCGCAACCCGCAGACTGGTAAAGAAATCAAAATCGCAGCTGCTAACGTGCCTGCGTTCGTTTCTGGTAAAGCACTGAAAGACGCGGTTAAGTAA
- a CDS encoding DUF1481 domain-containing protein, whose amino-acid sequence MVIGLAGVLSACSSHSDPPAFSASGFVADQGVIRLWRKDDDRHRPQVLMSVYSPYRGPGTVTTLYEYQNGELRQIKRTDADGDRDSIQLRFTDDGEVSFMQRQLATRREQLTADEIALYQYQARRVLEVSNALRAGNVKLLQGRWQQGTVQTCDGQTLKPGLDGSAEAWIERRARNSSQPVNIAWLDAPEGRELLLVANEDFCRWEPKEDQL is encoded by the coding sequence ATGGTCATCGGCCTTGCCGGTGTCCTGAGCGCCTGCAGCAGTCATTCAGATCCCCCTGCCTTTAGTGCCAGCGGCTTTGTGGCCGACCAGGGCGTTATTCGCCTGTGGCGCAAAGACGACGATCGGCACCGCCCACAAGTGTTGATGAGCGTCTACAGTCCTTATCGCGGCCCGGGCACCGTCACCACGTTGTACGAATACCAAAACGGCGAACTGCGCCAGATTAAACGCACCGATGCCGATGGCGATCGTGACTCGATCCAACTTCGCTTCACCGATGACGGCGAAGTGAGCTTTATGCAGCGCCAACTGGCCACGCGGCGTGAACAACTGACCGCCGATGAAATCGCGCTGTACCAATACCAGGCGCGTCGAGTGCTTGAAGTGAGTAATGCGTTGCGTGCCGGCAATGTGAAACTGCTGCAGGGGCGTTGGCAACAGGGCACGGTGCAAACCTGCGATGGGCAAACGTTGAAACCTGGGCTGGACGGCAGTGCCGAAGCCTGGATTGAGCGTCGCGCCCGCAACAGCAGCCAACCGGTGAATATTGCCTGGTTGGATGCGCCGGAAGGGCGTGAACTGCTGCTGGTGGCAAACGAAGATTTTTGCCGCTGGGAACCGAAAGAAGATCAGCTATAA